The following nucleotide sequence is from Deltaproteobacteria bacterium.
TAATACGCAGCCCTTCCAGAGTCAAATTCTCATCGATTTCGTGGATTTTTGACGACTCCGACGCGATGGCCCGCGCCAGCCCCCCGGTCGCGATCACCAGGGGATCGATCCGCACTTCCTTCCGGATCCGATCGATGATCCCGTCCACCATCGCGACGTAGCCGTAGAAGATGCCGGACTGCATCGCCGCCACCGTGTTCTTCCCCACCACCGAGGGAGGCTTCGCGATCTCGATGCGGGGCAGCTTGGACGCCTGCCGGAACAGCGCCTCCGCGGAGATGTTCACGCCCGGGGCGATCACGCCGCCCATGTAGTCGCCTTTCGAGGACACGTAGTCGAACGTGGTCGCGGTCCCGAAGTCGACGACGATCGA
It contains:
- a CDS encoding type III pantothenate kinase; translation: SIVVDFGTATTFDYVSSKGDYMGGVIAPGVNISAEALFRQASKLPRIEIAKPPSVVGKNTVAAMQSGIFYGYVAMVDGIIDRIRKEVRIDPLVIATGGLARAIASESSKIHEIDENLTLEGLRIIYERNLS